In Malus sylvestris chromosome 15, drMalSylv7.2, whole genome shotgun sequence, a single genomic region encodes these proteins:
- the LOC126604866 gene encoding pentatricopeptide repeat-containing protein At1g18485-like yields MGASLQACGRQNDVETGRKVHNLVSALTVFSCDFVLNTRIITMYAMCGSPLDSRSVFDGLKRKNLFQWNALVSGQCVDCNVWEMRVG; encoded by the exons ATGGGAGCCTCTTTACAGGCCTGCGGGCGCCAGAATGATGTCGAAACCGGACGCAAAGTCCACAACTTGGTCTCTGCGCTGACCGTTTTCAGCTGTGATTTTGTTCTCAACACACGCATCATTACCATGTATGCAATGTGCGGTTCTCCTTTGGATTCCCGCTCAGTTTTCGACGGGCTGAAGAGGAAGAACTTGTTCCAGTGGAATGCGCTTGTTAGTGG GCAATGCGTTGATTGCAATGTATGGGAAATGCGGGTCGGTTGA